The following proteins come from a genomic window of Gemmatimonadaceae bacterium:
- a CDS encoding purine-nucleoside phosphorylase, which yields MSAPYGRDAAERSAAAVRERIGDAVPEIGIVLGSGLGGLAADIERAVRVPFPEVPGFPTATVIGHAGALISGRLGGRNVIALAGRFHMYEGHPPQLAAFPVRVMHALGARTYFASNAAGGIRRDLAAGDLMIIEDHLNLTGVNPLTGHVEEGDERFPDMTAPYDAELRALLKASAARVGIGVKEGVYAWLPGPSFETRAEVRMLERLGADAVGMSTVPEVIVARAMGMRVAGMSCIANAASGIGDTPVLHTDVLEVTARTAQGFQALVREFVAALPPAK from the coding sequence ATGAGCGCGCCATATGGAAGAGACGCGGCCGAGCGCAGTGCCGCGGCGGTGCGCGAGCGGATCGGCGATGCGGTACCCGAGATCGGCATCGTACTCGGCTCCGGGCTCGGCGGCCTCGCCGCTGATATCGAGCGTGCCGTGCGCGTTCCGTTCCCGGAGGTGCCGGGCTTCCCGACGGCGACGGTGATCGGGCATGCCGGCGCGCTCATCTCGGGCCGGCTCGGAGGGCGAAACGTCATCGCGCTGGCGGGACGTTTTCACATGTATGAGGGCCATCCCCCCCAGCTGGCTGCCTTTCCCGTTCGGGTGATGCACGCGCTCGGCGCGCGCACTTACTTCGCCTCGAACGCCGCCGGTGGAATCCGGCGCGATCTCGCCGCCGGCGATCTGATGATCATCGAGGATCACCTGAACCTCACGGGAGTGAATCCGCTCACCGGTCACGTCGAGGAAGGAGACGAGCGCTTCCCCGACATGACGGCGCCGTACGATGCGGAGCTGCGGGCTCTTCTCAAAGCCAGCGCGGCCAGGGTCGGCATCGGTGTGAAGGAAGGTGTTTACGCGTGGCTCCCGGGGCCGTCGTTCGAGACGCGCGCGGAGGTGCGGATGCTCGAGCGGCTTGGTGCCGACGCGGTGGGAATGTCCACCGTGCCAGAGGTCATTGTCGCCCGCGCGATGGGAATGCGCGTGGCGGGCATGAGCTGTATCGCCAACGCTGCTTCAGGCATCGGCGATACGCCGGTGCTTCACACCGACGTTCTCGAAGTGACGGCGCGCACGGCGCAGGGCTTTCAGGCGCTGGTTCGCGAGTTCGTCGCGGCGCTTCCGCCGGCAAAGTGA
- the pstC gene encoding phosphate ABC transporter permease subunit PstC — translation MTDAAARLSGDPLAGSRVAGPARTSARGDRIFQIAITAFAVSIPLLLVVIAISIGLAAWPALSRSGISFLTGSKWDVVAGEFGAAPAIYGTLVSSALALLIATPLALGVSIFLSEIAPKWLRQPVGFLVDLLAAIPSVVYGLWGIFVLIPLLRDPVAPFLRDTLHLGGTPLFSGPNYGYSMLAAGIILAIMILPFISAVTREVLLAVPRSQREAALALGATRWEMIRDAVLPYARSGIIGGIILGLGRALGETMAVTMLIGNRPEISASLFAPGYTMASLIANEFSEATSDAHLSALMAVGAVLFAVTLVVNALARWLVWRVTKGGVR, via the coding sequence GTGACCGACGCAGCAGCACGGCTGTCCGGGGACCCGCTCGCGGGCTCCCGGGTAGCCGGCCCGGCAAGGACATCGGCACGCGGTGACCGGATCTTTCAGATCGCGATCACCGCGTTCGCCGTTTCCATCCCCCTTCTCCTGGTCGTCATCGCGATCTCGATCGGGCTGGCGGCGTGGCCCGCACTGTCACGCTCGGGCATCTCGTTCCTGACGGGCAGCAAATGGGACGTTGTTGCCGGAGAGTTCGGCGCGGCACCGGCTATTTACGGCACACTCGTCTCATCCGCGCTCGCGCTTCTCATCGCCACTCCTCTCGCGCTTGGCGTATCCATCTTTCTCTCGGAGATCGCGCCGAAGTGGCTGCGCCAGCCGGTGGGGTTCCTGGTGGATCTTCTCGCCGCGATTCCGAGTGTCGTCTATGGTCTCTGGGGGATCTTCGTGCTCATCCCCCTGCTGCGCGATCCGGTAGCTCCGTTTCTTCGCGACACGCTGCACCTTGGCGGCACGCCTCTCTTCAGCGGACCCAACTACGGGTACAGCATGCTCGCGGCGGGGATCATCCTGGCGATCATGATTCTCCCGTTCATCTCGGCGGTGACGCGCGAGGTGCTTCTCGCCGTACCGCGCTCGCAGCGTGAAGCTGCCCTCGCGCTCGGCGCGACACGCTGGGAGATGATCCGCGACGCTGTTCTCCCCTACGCGCGATCCGGAATCATCGGCGGCATCATTCTCGGACTCGGCCGCGCGCTCGGCGAAACGATGGCCGTCACGATGCTGATCGGAAACCGTCCCGAGATCTCCGCATCGCTGTTTGCTCCGGGTTACACCATGGCGTCTCTCATTGCGAACGAGTTCAGCGAAGCGACGAGCGACGCTCATCTGTCCGCGCTGATGGCCGTGGGCGCGGTGCTGTTCGCCGTGACACTTGTCGTGAATGCGCTGGCACGCTGGCTCGTGTGGCGCGTCACGAAAGGCGGAGTTCGATGA
- a CDS encoding ATP-binding protein → MRLGARLQLLSLAIVAIVIIAVLGAHDGVTWRSLLFPGMIAALIALALSTILARNVSGDIRNLRDVTRSLAQGDLSARPPLTAPGEIGELATAVHRLSEHLGSRISALKAEDALLAALIESLDEGVVALDARRQVVRINAAARAILGVTRLLPFPTDVFPRIPQLQRALDDALKGNVTEPVEAMIGQSTVSLTARPLAMGGVVIALFDLTRIRRLEAVRRDFVANVSHELRTPLTVISGFSETLADDDLSPEMRKQFASTIHAHTGRMQRIVDDLLDLSRLESGRWEAALSDLDTAEIAEEIAATFRDAASVKGLTLELRLDSAASRFRADRTAVRQVLSNLTDNAVRHTDRGSVTIFSRSAPDGVWIGVTDTGPGISPEHLPRIFERFYRVDAARGRHTGGTGLGLAIVKHLVDAHGGRVSATSEPGKGTTIAAFFPRRQE, encoded by the coding sequence ATGAGGCTCGGAGCGCGGCTCCAGCTTCTCTCCCTGGCGATCGTCGCGATCGTCATTATCGCAGTGCTCGGCGCCCACGACGGCGTGACGTGGCGATCGCTTCTCTTCCCCGGCATGATCGCGGCACTCATCGCGCTGGCACTCTCCACGATATTGGCGAGAAACGTGAGCGGCGACATCCGAAACCTGCGGGATGTCACCAGATCCCTCGCGCAGGGCGACCTCTCCGCTCGTCCGCCGCTCACGGCCCCGGGAGAAATCGGCGAGCTAGCCACCGCCGTGCACCGGCTTTCGGAGCATCTCGGATCCCGCATCAGCGCGCTGAAAGCCGAGGACGCGCTGCTTGCCGCTCTCATCGAGTCGCTCGACGAAGGGGTGGTCGCGCTGGATGCGCGGCGCCAGGTCGTCCGCATCAATGCCGCGGCGAGAGCGATCCTCGGTGTCACCCGTCTTCTTCCATTCCCGACCGACGTTTTCCCCCGCATTCCACAGCTGCAGCGAGCGCTCGACGATGCGCTGAAAGGAAACGTGACCGAGCCTGTCGAAGCCATGATCGGGCAGAGCACGGTTTCTCTCACTGCCCGGCCGCTCGCCATGGGCGGCGTCGTCATCGCCCTCTTCGACCTGACGCGAATCCGAAGGCTCGAGGCAGTGCGGCGCGATTTCGTCGCCAACGTCTCGCACGAGCTTCGCACTCCGCTGACTGTCATCAGCGGCTTCTCCGAGACGCTTGCGGACGACGACCTTTCCCCCGAGATGCGCAAGCAGTTCGCCAGCACGATTCACGCTCATACCGGGCGCATGCAGCGAATCGTGGACGATCTGCTCGACCTGTCGCGCCTGGAGTCGGGCCGATGGGAGGCGGCTCTCTCCGATCTCGATACGGCAGAGATTGCGGAAGAGATTGCCGCGACCTTCCGCGATGCGGCGAGCGTAAAGGGTCTCACGCTGGAACTTCGACTCGATTCTGCCGCATCGCGCTTCCGGGCCGATCGCACTGCGGTGCGACAGGTGCTGTCGAATCTCACCGACAACGCCGTGCGCCATACCGACCGTGGCAGCGTGACAATATTCTCACGGTCTGCGCCGGACGGCGTATGGATCGGTGTCACCGATACAGGACCCGGGATCTCGCCCGAACATCTTCCCAGAATTTTCGAGCGGTTCTACCGCGTGGACGCGGCGCGCGGCCGCCACACTGGAGGAACGGGGCTCGGGCTCGCCATCGTGAAACACCTCGTCGATGCGCACGGCGGACGCGTCAGCGCGACGAGCGAGCCGGGCAAAGGCACGACGATCGCCGCATTCTTCCCTCGCCGGCAGGAGTGA
- the add gene encoding adenosine deaminase, whose amino-acid sequence MLTSEQLRRIPKAELHCHLDGSVRPSTLLELGREYNVVMPRDTADALRDYMIVSDAKSLEDYLRRFEVTVSVMQTAGAIERIAYELGADAAADGVRYIEVRNAPILNSRGGLELGEALEAQIRGLERAERDYGIIARSIVCSLRQLPPETSLELAQLAVAYKHRGVVAFDLAGGEAGFPASAHSDAFAYARKHNLAITVHAGEGDGARSVRDAVHKCGADRLGHATRLIEDADLTQYVNDRRIGLEICLTSNVQTHAAKSYETHPLRQYFDRGMNVALNTDNRLMSGTTLTDEYAFAARHLDFSLNELCTLALNGFESAFLPWEQRLKLLDEVSAEMLTIATGAE is encoded by the coding sequence ATGCTGACATCTGAACAACTGAGGCGAATTCCGAAGGCCGAGCTGCACTGCCACCTCGACGGCTCGGTCCGGCCGTCCACGCTCCTCGAGCTTGGTCGTGAATACAATGTGGTCATGCCGCGCGACACCGCCGACGCGCTGCGCGACTACATGATCGTCAGCGACGCCAAATCTCTCGAGGACTATCTCAGGCGATTCGAGGTGACGGTCTCCGTGATGCAGACTGCGGGGGCGATCGAGCGCATCGCATACGAGCTGGGCGCGGACGCCGCCGCCGACGGAGTGCGCTACATCGAGGTCCGCAACGCTCCGATTCTCAATAGCCGGGGAGGACTCGAGCTTGGCGAGGCACTCGAAGCCCAGATCCGCGGGCTCGAGCGAGCCGAGCGTGACTACGGCATCATCGCCAGGTCCATCGTCTGCTCGCTGAGACAGCTTCCTCCGGAGACCTCTCTCGAGCTGGCGCAGCTCGCGGTTGCATACAAGCACCGGGGTGTCGTCGCTTTCGACCTGGCAGGAGGCGAAGCGGGTTTTCCGGCCTCCGCTCATTCCGACGCGTTCGCATATGCGCGCAAGCACAACCTCGCCATCACCGTGCACGCCGGCGAGGGCGACGGCGCGCGCTCGGTGCGCGACGCCGTCCACAAGTGCGGCGCTGACCGGCTCGGGCACGCCACGCGGCTCATCGAGGACGCCGATCTTACGCAGTACGTGAACGATCGCCGCATCGGGCTCGAGATATGTCTCACGTCCAACGTCCAGACGCACGCGGCGAAGTCGTACGAAACGCATCCGCTCAGGCAGTATTTCGACCGCGGAATGAACGTCGCGCTCAACACCGACAATCGCCTCATGAGCGGAACGACGCTCACCGACGAGTACGCGTTCGCCGCCAGGCATCTCGACTTCAGTCTCAACGAGCTCTGCACGCTGGCACTCAACGGATTCGAGAGCGCGTTTCTGCCATGGGAACAGCGCCTGAAGCTGCTCGACGAAGTCTCGGCGGAAATGCTCACGATCGCGACGGGCGCAGAATGA
- the thiD gene encoding bifunctional hydroxymethylpyrimidine kinase/phosphomethylpyrimidine kinase has product MKVALTIAGSDSGGGAGIQADLKTFHQFGVFGTSAIAAITAQNTLGVSQWQPVDVGLVRAQIEAVASDLHPAATKTGMLGSRDIVVVVAESIRRYRLSNYVLDPVMVATSGDLLIETDAVGAIRSDLLPLAFLVTPNAGEARVIAGFPVENEDDMRRAATAIAAMGAGAVLIKGGHVRGGDPETVVDLLYDGEFTMFTNPRIDTTSTHGTGCTLSAAITAELAKGAALRDAVRSAIDFVHTAMATAPGLGSGHGPLNHFAGGSAATNSRTSA; this is encoded by the coding sequence ATGAAAGTCGCACTCACGATCGCCGGCTCCGATTCGGGCGGCGGCGCCGGAATTCAGGCGGATCTCAAGACCTTCCACCAGTTCGGCGTCTTCGGCACTTCCGCCATTGCCGCGATCACCGCGCAGAACACGCTTGGCGTGTCGCAATGGCAGCCGGTGGATGTCGGCCTGGTGCGCGCGCAGATCGAAGCCGTCGCTTCCGACCTCCATCCTGCGGCGACCAAAACCGGTATGCTTGGGAGCCGAGACATCGTTGTAGTGGTCGCGGAATCAATTCGCCGCTATCGCCTCTCGAATTACGTTCTCGACCCGGTGATGGTCGCGACCTCCGGCGACCTTCTCATCGAGACCGACGCCGTGGGCGCGATCCGGTCGGATCTTCTCCCCCTCGCATTCCTTGTCACTCCCAATGCCGGCGAGGCGCGCGTGATCGCCGGCTTTCCGGTCGAGAACGAGGACGACATGCGGCGCGCGGCGACTGCGATCGCCGCCATGGGTGCCGGCGCAGTTCTCATCAAGGGCGGACACGTGCGCGGCGGCGATCCCGAAACGGTGGTGGATCTCCTCTACGACGGAGAGTTCACAATGTTTACCAACCCGCGCATTGACACTACGAGCACTCACGGCACCGGCTGTACGCTTTCGGCGGCAATCACCGCCGAGTTGGCGAAAGGAGCCGCTCTCCGGGACGCCGTCCGGTCAGCGATCGATTTCGTGCACACGGCGATGGCCACCGCGCCGGGACTGGGAAGCGGGCACGGCCCGCTCAATCACTTTGCCGGCGGAAGCGCCGCGACGAACTCGCGAACCAGCGCCTGA
- the pstS gene encoding phosphate ABC transporter substrate-binding protein PstS — MKKLTFASLVVAAVAAVACGSDKSNSGSQAGAGSSDGSVALTGAGATFPYPLYSKWFADYAAKTGVKINYQSIGSGGGIRQLSEGTVDFGASDSPMKDEDIAKAKGPVMHFPTVLGAVAVTYNMPQLSAPLRLSGAVISDIFAGKVAKWNDAKIAALNPGVNLPAADILVVHRSDGSGTTFVFTDYLATVSPSWAAGPGRGKEVAWPVGLGGKGNEGVSGQVKQTPGSIGYVELAYAKQNKLPYASIQNAAGNFVAPSPEGMTAAAAGVADKLPGNTDYRLSIVNAAGADAYPISSFTWILVYSQQADSVKGRKLRDFLRWALTEGESEAASLDYAPLPASMAMRLNARVDSIKVGTTR, encoded by the coding sequence TTGAAGAAATTGACATTCGCTTCGCTCGTCGTCGCAGCCGTCGCCGCAGTCGCGTGCGGCTCCGACAAGTCGAACAGCGGATCCCAGGCCGGGGCCGGCAGCAGCGACGGATCGGTGGCCCTCACCGGCGCAGGTGCGACGTTCCCGTACCCTCTCTATTCGAAGTGGTTCGCCGATTACGCGGCGAAGACCGGCGTGAAGATCAACTACCAGTCAATCGGATCCGGCGGCGGAATCCGGCAGCTCTCCGAGGGCACGGTCGACTTCGGCGCCTCGGACAGCCCGATGAAGGACGAGGACATCGCCAAGGCGAAGGGCCCGGTGATGCACTTCCCGACTGTGCTCGGCGCCGTGGCCGTGACGTACAACATGCCGCAGCTTTCCGCGCCGCTCCGCCTGTCCGGCGCGGTAATCAGCGACATCTTCGCCGGGAAGGTCGCGAAATGGAACGACGCAAAGATCGCAGCGCTCAATCCGGGCGTGAATCTGCCGGCGGCCGATATTCTCGTTGTGCACAGGAGCGACGGAAGCGGGACGACGTTCGTATTCACCGACTATCTCGCCACCGTCAGCCCTTCGTGGGCCGCCGGTCCGGGCCGCGGCAAGGAAGTGGCGTGGCCGGTGGGACTTGGCGGCAAGGGTAACGAAGGAGTCTCTGGCCAGGTGAAGCAGACGCCGGGCTCGATCGGCTACGTTGAGCTGGCCTACGCGAAGCAGAACAAGCTGCCTTATGCCTCCATTCAGAATGCGGCCGGAAATTTCGTCGCGCCTTCGCCGGAAGGAATGACTGCCGCCGCCGCTGGTGTCGCGGACAAGCTCCCGGGCAATACCGATTATCGTCTGTCCATCGTCAACGCCGCCGGTGCCGATGCGTATCCGATCTCATCGTTCACGTGGATTCTCGTCTATTCGCAGCAGGCAGATTCCGTGAAGGGCCGCAAGCTCCGTGATTTTCTGCGATGGGCGCTGACGGAGGGTGAAAGCGAGGCGGCTTCGCTCGACTACGCGCCACTCCCCGCATCCATGGCGATGCGGCTCAACGCGCGAGTGGATTCGATAAAGGTCGGCACCACTCGGTGA
- a CDS encoding 5'-nucleotidase C-terminal domain-containing protein, producing MKFASRLLFVFLTACTPAVIPPGTDRGAASGGAPFELLVLSTTDVHGRIRGWDYYADSAESARGLTRAATIVDSIRAANPGRVLLVDAGDLLQGNPFAYVAMKQFADSANPIIAAMNAMHYDAAAIGNHEYNYGVPYLERAVAQARFPMLSANTWKPDGTHKFRPWTILERQGVKIGIVGATTPGVMVWDAENVRGRVWLTDIVPAVRTAVQEVRAAGANVVIVSVHSGLNEPPSYDTVATGLPGENVSERVAREIEGIDLVVYGHSHKEQKDLHVGSTLLVQPKNWATGVGVAHLTVAREGGAWKVASSRGETIQSRGHAEQQNVVALSAVPHRATVAYANEAIGTTPVAWRGDSARLEDTPLIDLINEVERRVAKADLASSAAFTLEASLPAGAVTVARIAQLYPYDNTLRAVRISGKQLRDYLEFSSRYYKLVENGKPVADPEIPGYNFDVISGADYTIDLTRPIGSRLTALTYNGKPVAPTDSFTLALNNYRQTGGGGYAMLQGAPVVYDRQQEIRQLLIDEVRGRKTIRPEDFFKANWSLVYPGAPGRAGSVGGAIPAGSPRLRIIATNDLHGALEPRADANGVLRGGVAYVAAMIEKAKQECAPSCETILLDGGDMFQGTPISNLAYGRPVVEYYNKMGFTAAALGNHEFDWGVDTLRARMRGARFAILGANVKLADGRDVSWIRNDTIVVRGKTKVGIIGISTPETPTATLPANVKGLKFEDPAPVIDAHARSLRARGADVIIVIAHEGGFCNTTAGTETCTGDIFEVAPRITEKVDLIVSGHTHSQINTRVKNIPIVQARSSGQAIEVVDIPLDAEGKVAGGAVAQIRSVTTASIEPYAPVDSIVRRAAARVAPIVNRRFATIRVPLARTGDQYALGNLVADAQRWAGKGDIAIMNNHGIRASLPAGEITYGKLFVIQPFANTLYRIRMTGAQLREYFEKLLGGDDIPVHVSGITIGYNPEKPRGQRIVSLRLPAGRTLVDNAFYDVVTNNFMATGGSNMGPPEGSRATPLNVVDLDALMDYLGKLKSPIAPPTESRIFITQ from the coding sequence GTGAAGTTCGCTTCGCGTCTTCTTTTCGTTTTCCTGACCGCCTGCACTCCGGCGGTCATACCTCCCGGCACGGATCGGGGCGCGGCGTCAGGTGGAGCCCCCTTCGAGCTGCTCGTGCTCAGCACCACCGACGTCCACGGGCGCATTCGCGGCTGGGACTACTATGCCGACTCGGCCGAATCGGCGCGGGGCCTCACGAGAGCGGCGACGATCGTGGACTCGATCCGCGCCGCCAATCCCGGACGCGTACTGCTGGTGGACGCGGGCGATCTCCTGCAAGGCAATCCCTTCGCCTACGTGGCGATGAAGCAGTTCGCGGATTCCGCCAACCCGATCATCGCCGCGATGAACGCCATGCACTATGACGCGGCGGCGATAGGCAACCACGAGTACAACTACGGCGTGCCGTATCTGGAGCGGGCGGTCGCCCAGGCGCGGTTCCCCATGCTCTCGGCCAACACGTGGAAGCCCGACGGAACTCACAAGTTCCGGCCGTGGACGATCCTGGAACGGCAGGGAGTGAAGATCGGCATTGTCGGCGCGACAACTCCGGGTGTGATGGTATGGGACGCGGAGAACGTGCGCGGGCGGGTATGGCTGACCGACATCGTCCCCGCCGTGCGCACGGCGGTTCAGGAGGTGCGCGCGGCGGGCGCGAACGTCGTCATTGTGAGCGTTCATTCCGGACTGAACGAACCGCCGAGCTACGACACGGTCGCGACAGGATTGCCAGGCGAGAACGTTTCCGAGCGGGTTGCGCGCGAGATTGAGGGCATCGACCTCGTCGTCTACGGCCACTCGCACAAGGAACAGAAGGATCTGCACGTCGGGTCGACCCTTCTCGTTCAGCCGAAGAACTGGGCGACGGGCGTCGGGGTCGCGCATCTGACGGTTGCGCGTGAAGGCGGCGCGTGGAAGGTTGCGTCGTCTCGCGGCGAGACGATCCAGTCGCGCGGGCATGCGGAGCAGCAGAACGTGGTCGCGTTGTCGGCGGTGCCGCACCGCGCAACCGTCGCCTACGCCAACGAGGCGATCGGAACTACGCCGGTCGCGTGGCGCGGCGATTCCGCGCGGCTCGAGGATACGCCGCTGATCGACCTGATAAATGAAGTGGAGCGCAGGGTGGCGAAAGCCGATCTCGCGTCGAGCGCCGCGTTCACGCTGGAAGCTTCTCTCCCCGCGGGCGCTGTCACGGTCGCCAGAATCGCGCAGCTCTATCCGTATGACAACACGCTTCGCGCCGTGCGCATCAGCGGGAAGCAGCTCCGCGACTATCTCGAGTTCAGCAGCCGTTACTACAAGTTGGTGGAGAACGGAAAGCCCGTCGCAGACCCTGAGATCCCGGGCTACAACTTCGACGTCATCAGCGGAGCGGATTACACAATCGACCTCACCCGGCCGATCGGCTCACGTCTGACCGCGCTGACTTACAATGGAAAACCGGTCGCGCCGACGGACAGCTTCACTCTCGCCCTCAACAATTATCGGCAGACCGGGGGCGGCGGATACGCGATGCTGCAGGGAGCGCCGGTCGTGTACGATCGGCAGCAGGAGATAAGACAGCTCCTGATTGACGAGGTGCGGGGCCGGAAGACCATACGGCCGGAGGATTTCTTCAAGGCGAACTGGTCTCTCGTCTATCCCGGAGCGCCGGGCCGCGCCGGGTCGGTTGGCGGCGCTATCCCGGCCGGATCCCCGCGCCTCAGGATCATCGCCACCAATGACCTCCACGGCGCGCTCGAGCCGCGCGCGGATGCGAACGGCGTACTCCGCGGCGGAGTCGCTTACGTCGCTGCGATGATCGAGAAGGCGAAGCAGGAATGCGCGCCTTCGTGCGAGACGATTCTTCTCGACGGCGGCGACATGTTCCAGGGCACGCCGATCTCCAACCTCGCTTACGGCAGACCGGTCGTGGAGTACTACAACAAGATGGGATTCACCGCTGCAGCGCTTGGCAACCACGAGTTCGACTGGGGAGTGGACACACTGCGCGCGCGCATGCGTGGCGCTCGCTTCGCGATCCTCGGCGCCAATGTGAAGCTCGCCGACGGCCGCGACGTGTCCTGGATCCGCAACGATACGATCGTCGTTCGCGGAAAGACAAAGGTCGGCATCATCGGGATATCGACACCCGAGACCCCCACAGCCACCCTGCCGGCGAATGTGAAAGGCCTCAAGTTCGAGGATCCTGCTCCGGTGATCGATGCACATGCGAGATCTCTGCGGGCGAGAGGCGCCGACGTCATCATCGTCATCGCGCACGAGGGAGGGTTCTGCAATACCACCGCAGGAACCGAGACCTGCACCGGCGATATCTTCGAGGTCGCTCCGAGAATCACCGAGAAAGTCGATCTGATCGTGAGTGGCCACACTCACAGCCAGATCAACACGAGGGTGAAGAACATTCCGATAGTCCAGGCGAGATCGAGCGGACAGGCGATCGAAGTGGTGGACATCCCCCTCGACGCGGAAGGAAAGGTTGCCGGCGGAGCCGTGGCCCAGATTCGGTCGGTGACCACAGCCTCAATCGAGCCATATGCGCCCGTAGACTCGATCGTCCGGCGCGCGGCGGCCCGCGTTGCGCCGATCGTCAACCGCCGCTTTGCCACGATCCGGGTTCCGCTTGCGAGGACCGGTGATCAGTACGCCCTGGGAAACCTGGTGGCTGACGCGCAGCGATGGGCGGGGAAGGGCGACATCGCGATCATGAACAATCACGGTATCCGCGCGAGCTTGCCGGCAGGCGAGATCACATACGGCAAGCTCTTCGTCATCCAGCCTTTTGCCAACACGCTCTATCGAATCCGGATGACAGGCGCGCAATTGCGCGAGTATTTCGAGAAGCTTCTTGGAGGCGACGACATTCCCGTCCACGTCAGTGGGATCACGATTGGGTACAATCCCGAGAAGCCCCGCGGGCAGAGAATCGTCTCGCTCCGGCTGCCCGCCGGGCGAACGCTCGTGGACAACGCGTTTTACGATGTCGTGACGAACAACTTCATGGCGACCGGCGGAAGCAACATGGGCCCGCCTGAGGGCTCGCGCGCGACGCCGCTGAACGTGGTCGATCTGGATGCACTCATGGATTACCTGGGAAAGCTGAAGTCACCCATCGCTCCACCGACGGAAAGCCGCATTTTCATCACTCAGTAG
- a CDS encoding response regulator transcription factor yields the protein MRGAPVRVLAALCDDFVTGTALTDRRSRGEVSLMQQPPAAGERVLVVDDEPDIVALVAYHLAKAGFRVSTATNGQDALEQAKREIPALVVLDLMLPGLSGFDVLEAMRRNDETRSIAVLMLTARRDEPDRIRGLSLGADDYLTKPFSPAELVLRVKAILRRTGAQTQKDDVLEFGDVSINRSTHSVSVAGNSIDLTPTEYKLLILLAERRGRVQARSHLLQSVWDAAPDIQTRTVDMHVQRLRTKLGAAGDLIETVRGFGYRIRPGSSIKA from the coding sequence GTGCGCGGCGCACCCGTTCGAGTGCTCGCCGCGCTGTGTGACGACTTCGTGACAGGCACGGCGTTGACTGACCGGCGGTCGCGCGGCGAAGTTTCCCTCATGCAGCAGCCCCCAGCGGCTGGCGAGCGTGTCCTCGTGGTGGACGACGAGCCGGACATTGTCGCCCTGGTCGCCTATCATCTGGCGAAAGCCGGCTTCCGGGTATCCACCGCGACAAACGGACAGGACGCGCTCGAGCAGGCGAAACGCGAGATCCCCGCACTGGTCGTCCTCGATCTGATGCTTCCCGGTCTGTCCGGCTTCGACGTCCTCGAGGCGATGCGTCGCAACGACGAAACGCGTTCCATCGCCGTGCTGATGCTCACCGCGCGACGGGACGAGCCCGACCGGATTCGAGGTCTCTCGCTTGGCGCCGATGATTATCTCACCAAGCCTTTCAGTCCTGCGGAGCTCGTTCTTCGCGTGAAGGCGATTCTGCGGCGCACCGGAGCGCAGACGCAGAAGGATGACGTGCTGGAGTTCGGCGACGTATCCATCAACCGCTCGACTCACTCGGTGTCGGTCGCCGGCAATTCGATAGATCTCACGCCGACCGAGTACAAGCTGCTGATACTGCTCGCCGAACGGCGTGGACGTGTGCAGGCACGGTCGCATCTCCTCCAGTCCGTGTGGGATGCCGCGCCCGACATACAGACACGAACGGTGGACATGCACGTGCAGAGGCTGCGCACCAAGCTCGGCGCGGCCGGAGATCTCATCGAGACCGTCCGCGGTTTCGGATATCGGATCAGGCCGGGCAGCTCCATCAAGGCATGA